One genomic region from Verrucomicrobiia bacterium encodes:
- a CDS encoding glycosyltransferase family 4 protein, with amino-acid sequence MKGDRFQPRVLVVPPSYFARERTVGGGERYALEYARALSAFTPTTLALFDTTASCEQQGSLTVKAFAVRHFNQRRGFPLTRQSWNELKEYDVIHAMVFPTPLTDLLMLEGRLRGQTLVLTDVGGGGSCWSTYLQKLHPRLSLNRLAHGLALLSEHAASFFTEWPHPKKILFGGVNLETFPATPVPEGGYALFIGRLLSHKGVLPLIECVSADTPLHIVGRAYDKDYLARLQKAAEGKKVTFVMDADDARLRAELAGSAVVLQPSLPSDDPGGDKSELLGLVNLEAMASGRPVIVTRTCSLPELVRNGETGFIVPPGDQTALREKIELLLKDAGLAGRMGAAARAHIERNFTWPLVATRGLEFYQELVRARKRL; translated from the coding sequence ATGAAAGGAGACCGCTTTCAACCAAGGGTATTGGTGGTCCCGCCATCCTATTTCGCCCGGGAGAGAACTGTGGGGGGCGGCGAGCGATATGCCTTGGAATATGCCCGTGCGCTGTCCGCTTTCACGCCAACGACATTGGCGCTGTTTGACACCACTGCCTCGTGTGAGCAGCAAGGGAGTCTGACAGTGAAGGCTTTCGCCGTCCGTCATTTCAACCAGCGACGCGGTTTCCCTCTTACGCGGCAATCATGGAACGAACTGAAAGAATATGACGTCATCCACGCCATGGTCTTCCCCACGCCGTTGACGGACCTGTTGATGCTCGAAGGTCGTCTGCGTGGGCAGACGCTGGTATTGACGGATGTGGGCGGCGGCGGTTCGTGCTGGAGCACTTATCTGCAGAAGTTGCATCCGCGCCTCAGCCTGAACCGGCTGGCTCATGGGCTGGCCTTGCTCTCAGAGCATGCGGCCAGCTTCTTCACGGAATGGCCGCACCCTAAAAAGATTCTCTTTGGCGGAGTGAATCTGGAAACGTTCCCGGCCACGCCGGTCCCAGAGGGTGGATATGCTCTCTTCATCGGGCGTCTGTTATCGCACAAAGGTGTGCTGCCCCTGATCGAATGTGTGTCTGCCGACACGCCTCTGCACATCGTGGGCAGGGCGTATGACAAGGATTACCTGGCCCGATTACAGAAAGCGGCGGAAGGCAAGAAGGTGACGTTCGTCATGGATGCCGACGATGCGCGACTGCGTGCTGAACTGGCCGGCTCCGCCGTAGTGCTCCAGCCATCGCTGCCCTCGGACGATCCGGGCGGAGACAAATCGGAACTGCTGGGTCTGGTGAATCTGGAAGCCATGGCCAGCGGCAGGCCGGTGATCGTGACACGCACCTGCAGTCTTCCGGAACTGGTGCGGAATGGTGAAACGGGATTCATTGTGCCTCCCGGCGATCAAACCGCGTTGCGGGAGAAGATTGAACTATTGCTGAAGGATGCCGGTCTCGCCGGCCGTATGGGAGCGGCTGCCCGGGCACACATCGAAAGAAATTTCACCTGGCCCCTGGTGGCGACGCGCGGTTTGGAGTTCTATCAGGAGCTTGTCCGTGCTCGTAAGCGGCTCTAG
- a CDS encoding glycosyltransferase family 2 protein, which produces MNHQIAMPMGELPKFSIVTPSYNQGHFLEETILSVLNQRYPHTEYIIVDGGSTDSSVEVIKRYESKLAWWVSEKDRGQAHAINKGLERVTGDIVAYLNSDDVFLPGAFDMVAKIFMERPHINWLAGNCILFGNAAEACVKYPTPAADIASWLHFNRLPQQSTFWRRSVMQKHGLFEEKFRYSFDYEYWVRLVHGGERCETVDFPLAGFRLHPQSKTVAEGTHFAGEDKAFRDHYLAKMKPEEVRSFELMERNGKTFALFAKAVELKSAGKSSEAWDCFTKAVKGNPAALGTRVGMGCLRRLFRAAPKSPAA; this is translated from the coding sequence ATGAACCATCAAATAGCAATGCCGATGGGCGAGCTTCCAAAATTCAGCATCGTGACGCCTTCGTATAATCAAGGGCACTTCCTTGAGGAGACGATCCTTTCCGTCCTGAACCAGCGCTACCCGCACACCGAGTATATCATCGTGGATGGTGGCAGCACAGACAGCAGCGTGGAGGTCATCAAGCGCTACGAGAGCAAGCTCGCGTGGTGGGTGAGCGAGAAGGATCGCGGCCAGGCCCACGCCATCAACAAAGGACTCGAACGCGTGACGGGCGATATCGTCGCGTATCTGAACAGTGACGATGTTTTCCTGCCCGGAGCCTTTGACATGGTGGCCAAGATCTTCATGGAGCGGCCGCACATCAACTGGCTTGCGGGGAACTGCATCCTGTTCGGCAACGCGGCGGAAGCGTGTGTGAAATATCCCACGCCCGCAGCGGATATCGCCTCTTGGCTGCACTTCAACCGGTTGCCGCAGCAAAGCACCTTCTGGCGGCGTAGCGTGATGCAGAAGCACGGCCTGTTCGAGGAGAAGTTCCGGTACAGCTTTGACTACGAGTATTGGGTGCGGCTGGTGCATGGCGGGGAACGGTGCGAGACGGTCGATTTTCCGCTGGCCGGTTTCCGGCTGCATCCGCAGAGCAAGACAGTGGCCGAAGGCACGCATTTCGCCGGGGAAGACAAGGCGTTCCGCGATCATTACCTTGCCAAAATGAAGCCGGAAGAGGTCCGGAGCTTCGAGCTCATGGAGCGCAACGGCAAGACGTTCGCCCTGTTCGCGAAAGCGGTGGAGTTGAAGAGCGCCGGGAAAAGCTCCGAGGCGTGGGACTGTTTCACGAAGGCCGTTAAGGGGAACCCTGCGGCGTTGGGCACCCGGGTGGGGATGGGGTGCTTGCGGCGTCTGTTCCGCGCAGCGCCAAAATCTCCTGCAGCATGA
- a CDS encoding glycosyltransferase, with product MYGTSSITAAICTHNPDRAVFQRCLAALRAQQHVPVQTDLLVIDNGSQPPLAELPGGGDFPGFSSVRIVREDRLGLTHARERALREARSEVVVFVDDDNFLRPDHLAVAADFFSRHPKAGAAGGKCRGKCETTPPAWFESIAGYLAVTDDGEKRFHVAEPSWWAPVGAGMAVRRAVALEAFTKPMLLTDRRGKSLSSGGDTEICYRICRSGHQLWYLPELVLDHYMPAWRYDPAYLLRLAKGIGESQAILDLYRMPDDRRSRLLVLRRAIYFGRQGLALKRKAARDTDERTRLASQMRCVQFLTQSRAMFSLCFNLPKL from the coding sequence GTGTACGGCACCTCCAGCATCACCGCCGCCATCTGCACGCACAATCCTGACAGGGCTGTGTTTCAAAGATGTCTTGCAGCTTTGCGGGCACAACAGCATGTGCCGGTACAGACGGATCTGCTGGTGATCGATAACGGATCCCAACCGCCATTGGCAGAGCTTCCGGGCGGAGGTGATTTTCCGGGTTTCTCCTCTGTCCGCATCGTGCGGGAGGACCGGCTTGGACTCACGCATGCGCGGGAACGGGCCTTGCGCGAGGCCCGGAGTGAGGTGGTGGTTTTTGTTGATGATGACAACTTTTTGCGTCCGGATCATCTCGCGGTAGCGGCAGATTTTTTTAGCCGGCATCCAAAAGCCGGGGCTGCGGGGGGGAAGTGCCGCGGCAAGTGCGAAACCACGCCTCCGGCTTGGTTTGAATCCATCGCAGGTTATCTGGCGGTGACGGATGATGGTGAGAAGCGGTTTCACGTAGCGGAACCCTCATGGTGGGCGCCAGTGGGGGCGGGCATGGCAGTCCGTCGTGCAGTTGCGTTGGAAGCGTTTACCAAGCCCATGTTGTTGACGGATCGCCGCGGCAAGTCGCTCTCTTCAGGTGGCGATACCGAGATCTGCTATCGTATCTGCCGCTCGGGTCATCAGCTCTGGTATCTTCCCGAGCTGGTCCTGGATCACTATATGCCTGCGTGGCGCTATGATCCTGCCTACCTGCTGAGACTGGCCAAGGGCATCGGCGAATCCCAGGCCATCCTGGATCTTTACCGGATGCCCGATGACCGGCGCAGCCGGTTGCTAGTGCTACGGCGTGCCATCTATTTCGGACGGCAGGGGCTGGCCTTGAAAAGAAAGGCGGCCCGAGACACGGATGAAAGGACCCGGCTGGCCAGCCAGATGAGGTGCGTGCAATTTTTGACGCAGTCGCGGGCCATGTTCAGTTTGTGTTTTAATCTGCCGAAGCTTTAG
- a CDS encoding glycosyltransferase family 2 protein gives MSAATQDYVSVVIPAYNRAHYIHEALASVFSQGPCIGEIIVVDDGSTDGTVESLQAIKDPRLKVISQVNQGAAAARQTGWKECHGAWVLFLDSDDALEPGCVEKQLVAAKAHPSSIVYARTSIHEEHLNIPPAHVLSFSQKSGDVLEDLCFYSGGTIFTALFPAQALEAVGGFFPEKTDCVSEDIDFAVRLAVKFPFVFLPIITYRTRNHPANTYKNREFQQRIYLSAQKVMQDRLPKTPKYWLLRARAQAYFLGLAASVDEELGRPAKAKERYLQSLKHWPIKVGAWKGFLRTRKAKEIA, from the coding sequence ATGAGTGCTGCGACTCAAGATTACGTCAGCGTGGTCATACCTGCGTATAATCGCGCGCACTATATCCATGAGGCGCTTGCTTCGGTTTTTTCCCAAGGCCCGTGCATCGGCGAGATCATCGTGGTAGATGACGGATCTACGGACGGAACTGTGGAGAGTCTGCAAGCGATCAAAGATCCACGGCTCAAAGTTATCTCTCAGGTGAACCAGGGCGCAGCTGCAGCCCGGCAAACTGGTTGGAAAGAGTGTCATGGTGCGTGGGTTCTCTTTCTGGATTCTGACGATGCTCTGGAACCCGGCTGCGTGGAGAAGCAACTGGTCGCGGCGAAAGCACATCCCAGCTCCATCGTTTACGCGCGCACGAGCATCCATGAAGAACATCTGAACATACCGCCGGCGCATGTGCTGAGCTTCTCCCAGAAAAGCGGGGACGTGCTGGAGGACCTTTGCTTCTACAGCGGAGGAACCATTTTCACCGCGCTCTTTCCAGCACAGGCACTGGAAGCTGTGGGTGGATTTTTTCCGGAGAAGACGGATTGCGTGAGCGAAGATATTGATTTCGCTGTACGCCTGGCGGTGAAGTTCCCTTTTGTCTTTCTGCCCATCATCACCTATCGCACACGCAATCATCCGGCGAACACTTACAAGAATCGTGAGTTCCAACAGCGCATCTATCTCTCCGCGCAAAAGGTGATGCAGGACCGGCTCCCGAAGACACCGAAGTATTGGCTGCTTCGCGCACGTGCCCAAGCTTACTTTCTGGGATTGGCCGCTTCGGTGGATGAAGAGCTTGGCCGTCCTGCCAAGGCGAAGGAACGTTATCTGCAAAGCCTGAAGCATTGGCCGATCAAGGTCGGGGCATGGAAGGGATTCTTGCGCACGCGCAAAGCGAAGGAGATCGCATGA
- a CDS encoding methyltransferase domain-containing protein, with protein sequence MAALPDKLNLGCGRRKMEGHLNVDLAASVEPDCVHDLDCYPYPWPDSSFNEVVAKDVIEHIDDVVAFMKEIHRVARPGAVIRLTTPHFSCANAYVDPTHKHRLSYYSLDYFTPGHPWNFYGSSGFQIRTRSLIFTPSLLNRIVSRLANRHPHSYEQRWAWSFPAWFLYFELTVIK encoded by the coding sequence ATGGCAGCACTCCCGGACAAACTTAATCTCGGTTGCGGCCGCCGCAAGATGGAGGGCCACTTGAACGTGGACCTCGCCGCTAGTGTCGAGCCGGACTGCGTCCATGATCTGGACTGCTATCCCTATCCATGGCCCGATTCATCCTTCAATGAGGTTGTGGCCAAGGATGTCATAGAACATATCGATGACGTGGTGGCGTTCATGAAGGAGATCCACCGTGTGGCCCGGCCGGGAGCCGTGATCCGGTTGACGACACCCCACTTTTCCTGCGCGAACGCTTATGTGGACCCGACCCATAAACACCGTTTGAGCTATTATTCCCTGGATTATTTCACGCCCGGGCATCCGTGGAATTTTTACGGAAGCTCCGGGTTTCAGATCAGGACACGTTCATTGATTTTCACGCCATCATTGTTGAACCGTATCGTCAGCCGTCTGGCCAATCGCCATCCTCACAGTTATGAACAGCGATGGGCATGGAGTTTTCCGGCTTGGTTTCTCTATTTCGAACTGACGGTGATCAAATAG
- a CDS encoding ABC transporter ATP-binding protein, whose product MRTALKSTAEVIRILWRLRPYLRGGRHLILAVVIAAFLATMLESIGVGLLVPLLSLLLEGEGAAPMRPILVMQDWIPGKSTSFYVGGFCLLVLTAIIGKNVVLYLSQVLAARLKKRTSVNLRDALFRKLQSAPLSLFEQRTSGELTNICYNETGRANCAIDYLLLGGQRVSMALLYMAMLVYISWPLSILTVCLGFLIGLSVSSMQRKLSQRGKEVSDNNQEVLSCLHDAFSGIRVVRATNSQQRETDRFHEVNLKQAATDEKVSRYNAMMSPLGEVIAVMGAMAIVGLAYWFFVSTGKMRAPHLMAYGFILLRLLPLVNQIYGLLGTLVFLAPGVREVETWLTAPDFPQKSFGDSKFTDVKKEICFENLGFTYENGTEAIKNVSFVVPAGKTVALVGPSGSGKSTLASLLLRLRQPTQGRISVDGTDYWEFSAASWHQRVSVVEQEAFLFHDTLRANITYGHEKSTEADIKQAITDVALEDVIQELPEGLDTIVGERGMLLSGGQRQRLAIARTLVRHPTVMVLDEATSALDNIAERQVQAALERARQGRTVVVIAHRLSTIRNADHIVVMQNGQVAEQGTWEQLVARKGLFEKLVSHSGMTHLAEATA is encoded by the coding sequence ATGCGTACCGCGCTCAAGAGCACAGCCGAAGTCATCCGCATATTGTGGCGTTTGCGCCCTTATTTGAGGGGTGGACGCCATCTGATCCTTGCGGTGGTCATCGCGGCTTTTCTGGCCACGATGCTGGAGAGCATCGGGGTGGGGCTCTTGGTTCCCTTGCTTTCCTTGTTGCTGGAGGGTGAAGGGGCCGCGCCCATGCGGCCCATTTTGGTGATGCAGGATTGGATCCCCGGCAAGTCCACCTCCTTTTATGTGGGCGGATTCTGTCTGCTCGTGCTGACGGCCATCATCGGCAAGAATGTAGTGCTGTATCTAAGCCAAGTGCTGGCTGCCCGGCTGAAGAAACGCACTTCGGTGAATTTGCGTGATGCGCTTTTCCGCAAGTTGCAAAGCGCACCATTGAGCCTCTTTGAGCAACGGACTTCCGGCGAGCTTACCAACATCTGCTACAACGAGACGGGCCGGGCCAATTGCGCCATCGATTATCTGTTGCTCGGGGGGCAGCGAGTCAGCATGGCATTGCTCTATATGGCCATGCTGGTTTACATCTCCTGGCCGCTGAGCATTCTCACCGTCTGCCTCGGCTTCCTTATCGGCCTGTCGGTCAGTTCGATGCAGCGCAAGCTCAGTCAGCGCGGCAAGGAGGTCAGTGACAACAACCAGGAAGTCCTCAGTTGCCTGCATGATGCATTCAGCGGCATCCGCGTGGTGCGGGCCACGAACTCCCAGCAACGTGAGACCGATCGTTTTCACGAGGTCAACCTTAAGCAGGCCGCCACGGACGAAAAAGTGAGCCGTTACAACGCCATGATGTCCCCCTTGGGCGAAGTCATCGCAGTGATGGGTGCGATGGCCATCGTGGGGCTGGCTTACTGGTTCTTTGTCAGCACCGGCAAGATGCGTGCACCACACTTGATGGCATATGGTTTCATCCTGTTGCGATTGCTGCCGCTGGTGAACCAGATCTATGGCCTTTTAGGCACGCTTGTATTTCTGGCGCCTGGTGTGCGGGAAGTGGAAACGTGGCTGACAGCACCGGACTTTCCTCAAAAGTCCTTTGGTGACAGCAAGTTCACCGACGTCAAAAAGGAGATATGCTTTGAGAATCTGGGCTTCACCTACGAGAACGGCACGGAAGCCATCAAGAATGTGAGCTTCGTCGTGCCAGCGGGCAAAACGGTCGCTCTGGTCGGCCCGTCGGGATCAGGAAAATCCACGCTTGCCTCCCTTTTGCTCCGCCTCCGCCAGCCTACGCAGGGCAGGATCAGTGTGGATGGCACGGATTATTGGGAGTTTTCCGCGGCATCATGGCATCAGCGCGTTTCCGTGGTGGAACAAGAGGCATTTCTTTTCCACGACACGCTCCGGGCCAACATCACGTACGGGCACGAGAAAAGTACTGAAGCGGATATCAAGCAGGCCATCACTGATGTGGCGCTGGAAGACGTGATCCAAGAGCTGCCGGAAGGTTTGGACACGATCGTGGGTGAGCGCGGCATGCTCCTCTCCGGCGGCCAACGTCAACGCCTGGCCATAGCAAGAACACTTGTCCGGCATCCTACAGTGATGGTTTTGGACGAAGCCACCTCGGCCTTGGACAACATCGCCGAACGGCAGGTGCAGGCCGCGCTGGAACGCGCCCGTCAGGGCCGCACAGTGGTCGTCATCGCTCACCGCCTCTCCACGATCCGTAATGCTGACCATATCGTGGTGATGCAGAACGGGCAGGTCGCCGAGCAGGGCACGTGGGAACAACTCGTGGCGCGAAAAGGACTCTTTGAAAAATTGGTCAGCCACAGCGGCATGACCCATCTCGCCGAAGCGACCGCATAG
- a CDS encoding glycosyltransferase family 2 protein: protein MNPLVTIGLPTYKRFAYLQEAVAAALAQTYAPIEVLISDDGPGTEIGPWSRSLAEQDPRVRYQKNAHNLGLAGNWNAVVEAARGEWLVLMGDDDRLCPDFLEKLVPLGQPDVSVVFANHYLIDEDGHRLLEASRQHTIDYSRDQIPAGRLVNKECWVWRNALPMCSAIVRTEDARKLRFKADLNTPEIEFFLRLACAGGGFVFHPEYLMEYRTHSQSATTAGLWGERLADYLLPLPVSAEAEPWKRQFMNGLLPGAVTRALLLGESGRARKYLDSPYYPDKGAGGAARCTQRLCAWLPGGCTLYRMLFSLRHKVLARPPVPRVS, encoded by the coding sequence TTGAATCCGCTAGTCACCATCGGTCTGCCCACTTACAAACGCTTCGCTTACCTGCAGGAAGCGGTCGCTGCCGCGTTGGCGCAAACGTATGCGCCTATCGAGGTGCTCATCAGTGATGACGGGCCCGGAACGGAGATAGGCCCGTGGTCCCGGTCGCTGGCGGAGCAAGATCCTCGCGTCCGCTATCAAAAAAATGCGCACAATCTCGGTTTGGCCGGGAACTGGAATGCTGTTGTGGAGGCTGCGCGCGGGGAATGGCTGGTGCTGATGGGGGATGATGACCGGCTGTGTCCTGACTTTCTGGAAAAGCTGGTGCCTCTGGGGCAGCCGGATGTTTCCGTAGTTTTTGCCAATCATTATCTGATCGATGAAGATGGTCACAGGCTGCTTGAAGCCAGCCGCCAGCATACGATCGACTACTCAAGGGACCAGATCCCGGCTGGCCGGCTGGTCAATAAGGAGTGCTGGGTCTGGCGCAATGCCCTGCCCATGTGCAGTGCTATCGTACGAACTGAGGATGCCCGGAAGTTACGTTTCAAGGCGGACTTGAACACGCCCGAAATCGAGTTTTTCTTGCGTCTGGCCTGTGCCGGAGGTGGTTTTGTGTTCCATCCGGAGTATCTCATGGAGTATCGCACGCATTCCCAATCCGCCACGACGGCGGGACTGTGGGGCGAACGGCTGGCGGATTACTTGTTACCCTTGCCGGTGAGTGCGGAAGCTGAGCCGTGGAAACGCCAGTTCATGAATGGTCTCCTGCCGGGTGCCGTGACCCGCGCCCTGTTGTTGGGGGAAAGTGGACGCGCGCGCAAATATCTCGACAGCCCCTACTATCCCGATAAGGGCGCGGGTGGTGCCGCCCGGTGCACACAACGCCTTTGCGCGTGGCTTCCGGGTGGTTGTACACTGTATCGTATGCTATTCTCGTTGCGCCACAAGGTGCTGGCGAGGCCCCCGGTCCCTCGCGTATCCTGA
- a CDS encoding glycosyltransferase, producing MFPSVMAAETPAVSIIIPLYNAERWILETLASVRGQTFTGWEIVVVDDGSSDNGPAMVAAEGARDPRIHLYKQANAGPAVARDLGMRQAKGDWILFLDSDDLLPVGRLSRDLAVARDNPHCKAVAGATEWFSEDGKIDHRALLAHDKHLNLWRHQFHAVFNFAAILVRRDIYHTSGGFSADRSVHYAEDYDYTLRLLEQCEMAQIEDIGVRVRKHGSNRSTLAERTVIDHTLEVIRRTWRRYGVELSVAEADRLLRFWRQEPAVLTLADCKDVIRLQGLLAGAYLRKRPDARSSVARIWEQTLALRLNEARFTKAEESGLLRFEAEERGHLGASKIRLRLFKMRWRR from the coding sequence ATGTTTCCCTCCGTCATGGCCGCTGAAACACCAGCCGTTTCCATCATCATCCCGCTATATAATGCGGAACGTTGGATTCTGGAAACGCTTGCCAGTGTCCGCGGCCAGACTTTCACCGGTTGGGAGATCGTCGTGGTGGATGACGGGTCTTCTGACAACGGTCCGGCAATGGTTGCAGCCGAGGGCGCGCGCGATCCGCGCATCCATCTATACAAGCAGGCCAATGCTGGTCCGGCAGTCGCCCGTGATCTTGGCATGCGACAGGCAAAGGGAGATTGGATACTGTTTCTGGATTCCGACGATCTCCTGCCTGTGGGACGGCTCAGTCGCGATCTGGCGGTGGCACGCGACAATCCGCACTGCAAGGCGGTTGCCGGCGCCACTGAATGGTTCAGCGAGGATGGCAAGATCGATCATCGCGCGTTGCTGGCACATGACAAGCATCTTAACTTGTGGCGACACCAGTTCCACGCGGTGTTCAACTTCGCCGCCATACTGGTCAGGCGGGACATTTACCACACCAGCGGCGGATTCAGCGCGGACCGTTCTGTACATTACGCCGAGGACTATGACTACACACTACGTCTGCTGGAGCAGTGTGAGATGGCGCAGATCGAGGACATCGGTGTGCGGGTCCGCAAGCATGGGAGCAACCGTTCCACTTTGGCGGAGCGCACGGTCATCGATCACACGCTGGAAGTCATCCGACGGACCTGGCGGCGCTATGGAGTGGAACTGTCGGTGGCGGAGGCAGACCGATTGCTGCGTTTCTGGCGGCAGGAACCGGCCGTGCTCACCCTTGCGGATTGTAAAGATGTGATCAGGTTGCAGGGTCTTCTGGCTGGGGCCTATTTAAGAAAGCGGCCAGATGCGCGCTCCTCCGTTGCACGCATTTGGGAGCAGACACTGGCGCTGCGTCTGAACGAAGCGCGTTTCACCAAGGCCGAGGAGAGCGGCCTGTTACGGTTCGAAGCTGAAGAGCGCGGACATCTGGGGGCATCGAAGATCCGGTTGCGCCTGTTTAAAATGCGCTGGCGGCGTTGA